The following proteins are encoded in a genomic region of Zea mays cultivar B73 chromosome 9, Zm-B73-REFERENCE-NAM-5.0, whole genome shotgun sequence:
- the LOC100280373 gene encoding Solute carrier family 40 member 1: protein MYANLRATRFPAFMALVAVTNVSGALAALSALAGTILIEREWVVVISSGHPPSVRTGINSVVRRIDLGCSLLAPVLSALVISLASTQASAAVLALSTAASAGLQYCLFVSVYNGVPALAAPRQPRASDAERPPPVPMTVAPAEAEPTQALDWRARLADKLSVASGWESWVVYARQDVALPGVALAFLYFTVLSFGTLMTATLDWKGIPAYVISLARGFSAIVGIGATLLYPLVHSRVTTLRTGLWSIWMQWCCLLLCVASVWAATGVASAWMLMAGVATSRLGLWTFDLAVLQLMQDGVPDHERCVVGGVQNALQSVFDLLTYVVAIVISDPKDFSKMIVLSFSLVTCAAVMYTVHAYRAQKAACTSSTST, encoded by the exons ATGTATGCCAACCTGAGAGCCACAAGGTTCCCGGCATTCATGGCGCTGGTCGCCGTTACCAACGTCTCCGGCGCTCTAGCTGCCCTCTCAGCTCTCGCCGGCACCATACTGATCGAGAGAGAATG GGTGGTGGTGATCTCGAGCGGCCATCCTCCGTCGGTGCGGACGGGGATCAACTCGGTGGTCCGACGGATCGACCTGGGCTGCTCGTTGCTGGCCCCCGTGCTGTCGGCTCTCGTCATCAGCCTCGCGTCGACTCAGGCCTCTGCGGCTGTGCTGGCGCTGTCCACCGCCGCCTCGGCGGGGCTGCAGTACTGCCTCTTCGTCTCCGTCTACAACGGCGTGCCCGCCCTCGCCGCGCCAAGACAGCCCAGAGCTTCGGACGCAGAGCGCCCGCCGCCAGTACCGATGACCGTCGCGCCGGCCGAGGCCGAGCCGACGCAGGCGTTGGATTGGAGGGCGAGGCTGGCAGATAAGCTCTCCGTCGCGTCCGGTTGGGAGTCGTGGGTGGTGTACGCGAGGCAGGACGTCGCGCTTCCCGGGGTGGCGCTCGCATTCCTCTACTTCACAGTTCTCAg CTTTGGTACGCTGATGACCGCGACACTTGACTGGAAAGGCATACCTGCATACGTGATCAGTTTGGCGCGGGGCTTCAGCGCCATTGTTGGGATCGGAGCGACCCTGCTGTACCCGCTCGTGCACTCCCGGGTTACCACGCTCCGGACGGGGCTGTGGTCCATCTGGATGCAGTGGTGCTGCCTGCTGCTGTGCGTGGCCTCCGTCTGGGCGGCCACCGGCGTGGCGTCCGCCTGGATGCTCATGGCCGGCGTGGCGACCTCGCGCCTGGGCCTCTGGACGTTCGACCTCGCCGTGCTGCAGCTGATGCAGGACGGCGTGCCCGACCACGAGCGGTGCGTCGTGGGCGGTGTGCAGAATGCGCTGCAGTCCGTGTTCGATCTGCTCACCTACGTCGTGGCCATCGTCATCTCCGACCCAAAG GATTTCAGCAAGATGATCGTGCTCTCCTTCTCCCTTGTTACCTGCGCCGCAGTCATGTACACGGTGCACGCCTACCGAGCACAGAAAGCAGCGTGCACCTCTTCCACCTCGACATGA